In Stanieria sp. NIES-3757, the DNA window AGAACCAGAAGCTAAAGGTGCAACAATATGATCGGGTAGTTTCCAACCTAATTGTTCGGCAACTTCAAAACCAAGGGTTTTAGAACCTTCTGAATAGTAAGGACGAAGATTGATATTTACAAATCCCCAACCATAGGTATTACCTACTTCTGAGCAAAGACGGTTTACTTGATCGTAGTTACCTTTGACTGCCATTACCGTAGGGTTATAAATCAGTGTACCCAAAACTTTACCTGCTTCTAAATCAGCAGGAATGAAAACACAGCAGTCTAAACCAGCATGAGCAGCGATCGCAGCAGTGGAATTAGCTAAGTTACCAGTACTAGCACAAGAAACAGTGGTAAAACCTAATTCTTTCGCACGAGTCAGAGCAACTGAGACTACCCTATCTTTAAAACTCAGGGTAGGCATATTGACGGCATCATTTTTAATGTAGAGATTTTTGAGACCCAGGCGACGAGCTAGACGATTGGACTTAACTAAAGGCGTCATTCCCGTGCCAACATCGATGGGGTTTTCGCTGGCTACGGGTAAAAAAGCTTTATAACGCCAAATTGAGTTTGGCCCAGCTTGAATGCTTTCTCGGCTGACTTGACGACGAATTGCATCATAGTCGTAAGCAACTTCTAAAGGAGAAAAAGTTTCTTCACAAACATTCAAAGCTTCTAGGGGATATTCAACGCCACCTTCTTTAGAAACTAACTTGGTGAAGGTGGGCGTAAAAGATGAGGGTTTGGTATTGATCGCCTGAGTCATAGCTTAATTTTCCTAATTTAATTAATTCCGTCAACAGTGGCTTTGATACTATCACAGGTAAAAATACTAGTCAAACATACCCGACTATTTTTGTCGGGATTGATTTAATTACTAAAAAGCGAGCGTTATTATGAATTGAAATAATTTTGAATTAACGTGATCGCAATAAACTTACGGCATAACTTTGTTGGGCGATTTCCCAATCTTCCTGGGTATGAATTACTAACTGATGTTACGCAAAAGCTATAATACTCGAATGGACAAAAAGCTTTTGGAACTATACAGCGATTATATTATCAGCTCGTTTGGACAGATAACAGCGACAGGATTATCAAGAGTATTAGAAGGAAGTATCAGTCACGATAAAATAACTCGTTTCCTGTCGGCTAAAGACTTAGAGTCACGAGAGCTGTGGAAGTTAGTGAAACCAGTGGTCAGGGAGTATGAACAAGAAGATGGTGTGTTGATTGTGGATGACACCATAGAGAAAAAACCTCATACCCAAGAGAATGAGTTAGTGTGCTGGCATCATGACCATCAAGAAAACCGTTCTGTCAAGGGAATTAACATCATCAACTATGTTTATAGTGTCGAAGACATAAGCCTACCAATTGGGTTTGATGTCGTCAAAAAGTCCATAAAATTTTGTGAGGTAAAAACAAAGAAGGAAAAACGAAAAGCAACAGCAACAAAAAATGAATTAACACGAAATCAATTAAAAATTTGCTCCCAGAATCAACTCAAATACAGGTATGTGCTAGCTGATAGTTGGTTTTCCTCGAAGGAAAATATGGCTTTTATCTGTCAGGATTTAGATAAGCACTTGATCATGGCTCTCAAAAGCAATCGTACCGTAGCCTTGAGTGAAGAAAACAAAAAACAGGGTTGTTTTACCAGAATTGATGAACTCAACTGGTCAGAGGATGGCTTAAAGGACTGGACTTTCCTGTTCTCATCTATCGTCAAGTCTTTAAAAACCAAGATGGCAGTACTGGTATTTTGTATTTGGCTTGTAGTGATTTAAACTGTAATGTCCCTCAAATAGAAGCAATCTACCAAAAACGGTGGAACGTGGAAGTCTTTCATAAAACGCTCAAGTCTAATACTGGTTTAGCTAAGTCCCCAACTAAATGTCTTCGTACTCAAGGAAACCATATCTTTATGTCTATCTATGCTGCATTTCAATTAGAGTGTC includes these proteins:
- a CDS encoding threonine synthase translates to MTQAINTKPSSFTPTFTKLVSKEGGVEYPLEALNVCEETFSPLEVAYDYDAIRRQVSRESIQAGPNSIWRYKAFLPVASENPIDVGTGMTPLVKSNRLARRLGLKNLYIKNDAVNMPTLSFKDRVVSVALTRAKELGFTTVSCASTGNLANSTAAIAAHAGLDCCVFIPADLEAGKVLGTLIYNPTVMAVKGNYDQVNRLCSEVGNTYGWGFVNINLRPYYSEGSKTLGFEVAEQLGWKLPDHIVAPLASGSLYTKIYKGFQEFVKVGLVEDKPVRFSGAQAEGCSPIAQAFKEERDFVAPVRPNTIAKSIAIGNPADGIYALEVARKTNGNIESVNDAEIIEGIKLLAETEGIFTETAGGTTIAVLKKLVEAGKIDPEETTVVYITGNGLKTQEAVQGYIGEPLLIEPKLDSFERALERSRTLERLEWQQVSV
- a CDS encoding transposase IS4 family protein, which codes for MLRKSYNTRMDKKLLELYSDYIISSFGQITATGLSRVLEGSISHDKITRFLSAKDLESRELWKLVKPVVREYEQEDGVLIVDDTIEKKPHTQENELVCWHHDHQENRSVKGINIINYVYSVEDISLPIGFDVVKKSIKFCEVKTKKEKRKATATKNELTRNQLKICSQNQLKYRYVLADSWFSSKENMAFICQDLDKHLIMALKSNRTVALSEENKKQGCFTRIDELNWSEDGLKDWTFLFSSIVKSLKTKMAVLVFCIWLVVI